A genomic stretch from Natronomonas gomsonensis includes:
- a CDS encoding FkbM family methyltransferase produces MGGHSLLDSVRSWLYRPRLKDAVHRVGIDAHLRTLYVTLYRLRYGETITVEIDHTTADVGIESAAELDNVVSISGKKRPVARTIVDELNEDDVFWDVGANVGTFSCIAGDVLEDGHVVAFEPYPPNVERLRRNLQRNDVFHDVESRALSDGEGERTFFVMRTDEVGSREGSIEEEYATTDDAVGTITVETTTADRTVESGAYPPPNVVKIDVEGAAPDLLAGMEATLDRPACRLLVVEPHDNEAVIERTLEDAGFRTRRLRVGGSSRIVAEQSE; encoded by the coding sequence ATGGGCGGACATTCGCTCCTCGATTCGGTCCGGTCGTGGCTGTATCGGCCGAGGCTGAAAGACGCCGTTCACCGGGTCGGCATCGACGCCCACCTGAGAACGCTGTACGTGACGCTGTACCGACTCCGATACGGAGAGACGATTACCGTCGAAATCGACCACACAACGGCTGACGTTGGAATCGAAAGCGCCGCCGAGTTGGACAACGTCGTTAGCATCTCCGGGAAGAAGCGACCCGTCGCCAGAACCATCGTCGACGAACTGAACGAAGACGACGTGTTCTGGGACGTCGGCGCGAACGTGGGTACCTTCTCCTGCATCGCCGGCGACGTACTGGAGGACGGCCACGTCGTCGCCTTCGAACCGTACCCGCCGAACGTCGAACGACTGCGACGCAATCTCCAGCGAAACGACGTTTTCCACGACGTGGAGTCGCGCGCGCTCTCGGACGGCGAGGGGGAACGGACGTTCTTCGTGATGAGAACCGACGAAGTCGGGTCGAGAGAAGGCTCCATCGAAGAAGAGTACGCAACGACCGACGACGCGGTTGGGACCATCACCGTCGAGACGACGACCGCCGACCGGACGGTCGAGTCCGGAGCGTATCCACCGCCGAACGTCGTCAAAATCGACGTCGAGGGAGCAGCCCCTGACCTACTGGCAGGGATGGAGGCGACACTCGACCGCCCAGCGTGCCGATTGCTCGTCGTCGAACCGCACGACAACGAAGCCGTCATCGAAAGGACGCTCGAAGACGCGGGCTTTCGAACCCGACGGCTTCGGGTCGGTGGGTCGAGTAGAATCGTCGCCGAACAATCAGAGTGA
- a CDS encoding GNAT family N-acetyltransferase: METSERPTFETEAGEEIYQYVERHGTAARHRVREVTSLPPEEFSEALEQLESRGYLEDDGGTLQVALDVGSVESYTAGDVEYTIRPAKQSDFDGLIDTIRDVTAKDTYVVAESIAEQLLYEDAVTRHNSVESRVFFVATVDGDVVGWAHLDLPQVDKLQSTAQLTVGVRGDYQDNGIGSRLLERALDWAEANGYRKVYNSVPTTNDEAIVFLEDHGWETEGVRKDHYTIDGDHVDEVMLAYTF, from the coding sequence ATGGAGACGTCCGAGCGGCCAACGTTCGAAACGGAGGCCGGAGAGGAGATTTACCAGTACGTCGAACGGCACGGCACTGCAGCGCGACATCGGGTTCGAGAGGTCACGTCGCTGCCGCCCGAGGAGTTCAGCGAGGCGCTCGAACAGTTGGAATCGAGGGGGTATCTCGAAGACGATGGCGGGACGCTACAGGTCGCTCTCGACGTGGGGTCGGTGGAGTCCTACACCGCCGGCGACGTCGAGTACACGATTCGACCGGCCAAGCAGTCTGATTTCGATGGACTCATCGACACCATCCGGGACGTGACGGCGAAAGACACCTACGTCGTCGCCGAGTCCATCGCCGAGCAACTGCTGTACGAAGACGCTGTGACGCGACACAACAGCGTCGAATCGCGGGTGTTCTTCGTCGCCACCGTCGACGGCGACGTCGTCGGGTGGGCACACCTCGATTTGCCGCAGGTCGATAAACTCCAGAGCACCGCTCAACTCACCGTCGGCGTCCGCGGAGACTACCAGGACAACGGCATCGGGAGCCGACTGCTCGAACGCGCCCTCGATTGGGCGGAGGCCAACGGCTACCGGAAGGTGTACAACAGCGTCCCGACGACCAACGACGAGGCCATCGTCTTCCTCGAAGACCACGGCTGGGAGACCGAGGGCGTCCGCAAGGACCACTACACCATCGACGGCGACCACGTCGACGAAGTGATGCTGGCGTACACGTTCTGA
- a CDS encoding ribonucleoside-diphosphate reductase gives MNIDSTRHLQLDRESRGTRYYRNAVERHWDPFDIDLEADREALVESLQSVPDAEERLDNFRMGVARFGAGEQAVTEDLAPLATALDDIDDQLFITTQLYEEGKHTDHFDRYWREVIHPVEEELGFETSSPTDEKWFNEAYDDLFERNEEAMHRLLDEPTPENFARAYCHYHLVIEGILAQTGYYGLQQAYSKDNHPDLPHLPGLYEGFTLIRQDEGRHVGFGMAKLKELVSEGDVDPSLLDETVNELLPLVDGIAANPDEEYREDIGPSPEELQQFATEKHLQRMEQIKDAAEDVPDLESLTELEGVGD, from the coding sequence ATGAATATAGATAGCACACGACACCTACAACTCGACCGGGAGAGTCGTGGGACCCGATACTACCGCAACGCTGTTGAACGACACTGGGATCCCTTCGATATCGACCTCGAGGCCGACCGCGAGGCGCTAGTCGAGTCCCTGCAGTCCGTACCCGATGCCGAAGAGCGACTCGACAACTTCCGGATGGGTGTGGCCCGCTTCGGTGCCGGCGAGCAGGCCGTCACCGAGGACCTCGCGCCGCTTGCGACGGCACTCGACGACATCGACGACCAACTGTTCATCACGACGCAGTTGTACGAGGAGGGCAAACACACCGACCACTTCGACCGCTACTGGCGGGAGGTCATCCACCCCGTCGAGGAGGAACTCGGCTTCGAGACCTCCTCGCCGACCGACGAGAAGTGGTTCAACGAGGCATACGACGACCTCTTCGAGCGCAACGAGGAAGCGATGCACCGACTGCTCGATGAGCCGACGCCGGAGAACTTCGCACGCGCGTACTGTCACTACCACCTCGTCATCGAGGGCATCCTCGCCCAGACCGGCTACTACGGTCTCCAACAGGCGTACTCGAAGGACAACCATCCCGACCTTCCGCACCTGCCCGGGCTATACGAGGGCTTTACGCTCATCCGACAGGACGAGGGCCGACACGTCGGCTTCGGGATGGCGAAACTCAAAGAACTCGTCTCCGAGGGCGACGTCGACCCCTCGTTGCTCGACGAGACGGTCAACGAACTCCTGCCGTTGGTCGACGGCATCGCCGCCAACCCCGACGAGGAGTACCGCGAGGACATCGGGCCGAGTCCCGAGGAACTCCAGCAGTTCGCCACCGAAAAACACCTCCAGCGAATGGAGCAAATCAAAGACGCCGCCGAGGACGTGCCGGACCTCGAATCCCTCACCGAACTGGAAGGCGTCGGCGACTGA
- a CDS encoding PQQ-dependent sugar dehydrogenase, whose translation MHRPTRRELLACGVAGLTATAGCFAGEADEYPTGEGETTWPATPTWDPAERSPLDAEVTATTAVENLSIPWDLTFAGGEALLTERTGGVRRFEAETLATESGLQPDDATTVLSASDLPDRTGPGEGGTLGIATHPQYPDPRTLFVYYTAADDLRNRVIRYDIDADEVSAVVDGIPANDWHNGGRIEVGPDGHLWILAGDAQEGADIAQDPDSLGGAVLRVTLDGDPAPGNPDFGAGGDPRTYTLGHRNPQGIAFTPDGEPLVAEHGPLNRDEVSALRPGANYGWNVARGGPGGVQYNAYGESEAFTPPLLNTGADTTWAPSGSTFYTGDAISAWHNRLFVAGLRSQTLFCVTLDADGADPDGGRRFDADWLDDRYTATAHRLYDGEFGRLRHVEEGPDGALYLLTSNRDGRTLTDFPVESDDRIIRIEPT comes from the coding sequence ATGCATCGGCCGACGCGACGGGAGTTGCTCGCCTGTGGTGTTGCCGGCCTGACGGCGACCGCCGGCTGTTTCGCGGGCGAGGCTGACGAGTACCCGACCGGCGAGGGCGAAACGACGTGGCCGGCGACGCCGACGTGGGACCCGGCCGAGAGGTCGCCGCTGGACGCCGAGGTGACGGCGACGACCGCCGTCGAGAACCTCTCGATTCCGTGGGATTTGACCTTCGCCGGCGGCGAGGCGCTACTCACCGAGCGAACCGGCGGCGTCCGACGGTTCGAGGCCGAGACACTAGCGACGGAGTCTGGCTTGCAGCCCGACGACGCAACGACCGTGCTCTCGGCGAGTGACCTCCCCGACCGAACCGGCCCCGGCGAGGGCGGGACGCTCGGTATCGCCACCCACCCACAATACCCGGACCCGCGGACACTGTTCGTCTACTACACCGCCGCCGACGACCTCCGGAACCGGGTCATCCGCTATGACATCGACGCCGACGAAGTCTCGGCTGTCGTCGACGGGATTCCGGCCAACGACTGGCACAACGGCGGCCGCATCGAAGTCGGTCCCGACGGCCACCTCTGGATACTCGCCGGGGACGCACAGGAAGGCGCAGACATCGCACAGGACCCCGATTCCCTCGGCGGCGCTGTGCTTCGGGTGACCCTTGACGGCGACCCCGCACCCGGAAACCCCGACTTCGGGGCGGGCGGTGACCCCCGAACGTACACGCTCGGCCACCGGAACCCACAGGGTATCGCGTTCACGCCGGACGGCGAACCACTGGTCGCCGAACACGGGCCGCTGAACCGCGACGAGGTGTCGGCGTTACGCCCCGGCGCCAATTACGGCTGGAACGTCGCCCGCGGTGGCCCCGGCGGCGTCCAGTACAACGCCTACGGCGAGAGCGAGGCGTTCACGCCGCCGCTTCTCAACACCGGCGCCGATACGACGTGGGCACCCTCCGGCAGCACGTTCTACACCGGTGACGCAATATCGGCGTGGCACAACCGGTTGTTCGTCGCTGGCCTGCGTTCCCAGACACTGTTCTGTGTGACTCTCGACGCCGACGGAGCAGACCCCGACGGGGGAAGACGCTTCGATGCGGACTGGCTCGACGACCGCTACACCGCGACCGCACACCGGCTGTACGACGGCGAGTTCGGCCGCCTGCGCCACGTCGAGGAAGGTCCCGACGGCGCGCTGTACCTGCTCACCTCGAACCGCGACGGTCGGACGCTCACCGACTTCCCAGTCGAGTCCGACGACCGAATCATCAGAATCGAGCCGACGTGA
- a CDS encoding DUF2391 family protein: MRRIRPQGRFRLADSAQQVVGGFLLAGPFVVTEEVWTLARDMNSFQLLLTVTIVFAIGYAALYKAAGRDPDDDRDLAGVPTRFLSLMLVSYGSVAILAVAFGAPGTFLDDLVGVEMVVVTLRAIAVGAVFSVVGAATADSVF, encoded by the coding sequence ATGCGTCGCATTCGGCCTCAAGGGCGGTTCCGACTCGCCGACTCGGCCCAGCAAGTCGTCGGCGGGTTCCTGCTTGCCGGCCCGTTCGTCGTCACTGAGGAGGTGTGGACGCTCGCACGCGACATGAATTCCTTTCAGTTGCTTCTGACGGTTACCATCGTCTTCGCCATCGGCTATGCGGCGCTGTACAAAGCCGCCGGCCGCGACCCGGACGACGACAGGGACCTCGCGGGCGTTCCTACCCGATTTCTCTCGTTGATGCTGGTCTCTTACGGTTCCGTCGCGATTCTCGCAGTGGCGTTCGGCGCCCCCGGGACCTTTCTCGATGACCTCGTCGGCGTCGAGATGGTTGTCGTCACGCTGCGCGCCATCGCCGTCGGCGCGGTGTTCAGCGTCGTCGGCGCCGCGACCGCCGACTCCGTGTTCTGA
- a CDS encoding CAP domain-containing protein has translation MASECAVCGDDATVSDACPHCGGAYCPDHRPPDAHDCPGTAAGTTTGWRLDLDGAARGREDTDDSPSLSSLFRPGVGLAVLTLLVVGLALGAVATVGPFDDGGLDADAVETHIENGSDAARADAGVGATEHDESLAAVARAHSRDMRDRGFVNHTNPDGESPQDRVDAAGLDCRVGENIYQTPRGAIATSERAVADHVIRSWLDSPGHRRTLLRDRYTRQGVGVALGEDAVYVTQLFC, from the coding sequence GTGGCCTCCGAGTGTGCGGTCTGTGGCGACGATGCGACGGTCAGCGACGCCTGTCCGCACTGCGGCGGAGCGTACTGTCCCGACCACCGCCCGCCGGACGCCCACGACTGCCCGGGGACGGCCGCCGGAACGACGACCGGATGGCGACTCGACCTCGACGGGGCGGCTAGGGGGCGAGAAGACACCGACGACTCGCCGTCGCTGTCGTCGCTGTTCCGGCCGGGCGTCGGTCTCGCCGTGTTGACGCTCCTCGTCGTCGGCCTCGCGTTGGGCGCCGTCGCCACCGTCGGCCCCTTCGACGACGGTGGTCTCGACGCCGACGCGGTCGAAACCCACATCGAGAACGGAAGCGACGCCGCGCGGGCCGACGCGGGCGTGGGAGCGACCGAACACGACGAATCACTCGCCGCGGTCGCCCGCGCACACAGTCGCGACATGCGCGACCGAGGGTTCGTCAATCACACGAATCCAGACGGTGAGAGCCCCCAAGACAGAGTCGACGCCGCCGGGCTCGACTGTCGGGTCGGCGAGAACATCTATCAGACGCCCCGTGGCGCCATCGCCACCTCCGAGCGTGCCGTCGCCGACCACGTCATCCGGTCGTGGCTCGATTCGCCGGGGCACCGACGGACGCTGTTGCGAGACCGCTACACGAGACAGGGCGTCGGCGTCGCACTGGGCGAGGACGCCGTCTACGTCACGCAACTGTTCTGCTGA
- a CDS encoding iron transporter, whose protein sequence is MQRRDYVRLCLGAGAVGLAGCSDLIRTREVTSTPPILEDRPDRVYYPTHVDGMAMVDMAETDDGEYAFALMYTYPHRFWRVDATTTEAEEANLHDVDGSNDIHLMAVVWDPKTGRVLPDTGMSVDIARDGEALDEQVIYPMLSARMGFHYGANFKLDGEGTYDVTMSVGGTNVRRTGEYVGRFSDPASVTVPFEFTTEKRDELGIERAGDRAGEAAVPSVMDMNHPLGVAPELEELPGTHHGTAESGEAKLAVVSLSERPDGVDGEGDYLAVSARTPYNELVLPGMALDARIERGGETVFEGALERTFDDSLDYHYGAAVDDIQAGDELTLEVVTHPQVARHEGYETAFLQMPSAELTL, encoded by the coding sequence ATGCAACGCCGCGACTACGTCCGTTTGTGTCTCGGTGCCGGAGCCGTCGGATTGGCCGGCTGTTCGGACCTCATCCGGACACGGGAAGTCACCTCCACACCACCGATTCTCGAAGACCGACCCGACCGCGTGTACTACCCGACGCACGTCGACGGAATGGCGATGGTCGACATGGCCGAAACCGACGACGGCGAGTACGCCTTCGCGCTGATGTACACCTACCCGCACCGCTTCTGGCGGGTCGATGCGACGACGACCGAAGCCGAGGAGGCCAACCTCCACGACGTCGACGGGAGCAACGACATCCACCTGATGGCGGTCGTCTGGGACCCCAAGACCGGCCGCGTCCTCCCGGATACGGGCATGAGCGTCGACATCGCCCGGGACGGCGAAGCGCTCGACGAACAGGTCATCTATCCGATGCTGTCGGCACGGATGGGCTTTCACTACGGCGCCAACTTCAAACTCGACGGCGAGGGAACCTACGACGTGACGATGTCGGTCGGCGGTACGAACGTCCGCCGGACCGGCGAGTACGTGGGCCGTTTCAGCGATCCGGCCAGCGTCACGGTCCCCTTCGAGTTCACCACCGAGAAGCGCGACGAACTCGGCATCGAGCGAGCGGGCGACCGGGCCGGCGAGGCCGCCGTCCCGTCGGTCATGGACATGAACCACCCCCTTGGCGTCGCGCCCGAACTGGAGGAACTGCCCGGGACCCACCACGGAACCGCCGAGAGTGGCGAGGCGAAACTGGCCGTCGTCTCGCTTTCGGAGCGACCCGACGGCGTCGACGGCGAGGGCGACTATCTCGCGGTATCGGCCCGAACGCCGTACAACGAACTCGTGTTGCCGGGAATGGCGCTTGATGCGAGAATCGAACGCGGCGGCGAGACCGTCTTCGAGGGGGCGCTCGAACGCACCTTCGACGACAGCCTCGATTACCACTACGGCGCGGCCGTCGACGACATCCAGGCAGGCGACGAACTCACGCTCGAAGTCGTCACGCATCCGCAGGTAGCCCGCCACGAGGGCTACGAGACGGCGTTCCTTCAGATGCCGAGCGCCGAGTTGACGCTGTAG
- a CDS encoding winged helix-turn-helix transcriptional regulator, with translation MSDTRDSIERHIREDPGVHFNELVRALDLAPGQVQYHVRKLRRRSAVVTDELFGRTHYYPPEYDEWERAALALLRRETSAEIVAALLDEGPSRPVDIAESVGIARSTLSWHTERLAEAGLIEKRHDGHQLAVVDADRTAELLDTADPRLPERLVDRFTRLVDALLE, from the coding sequence GTGAGCGACACCCGCGACAGCATCGAACGACACATCCGGGAGGACCCGGGTGTCCACTTCAACGAGTTGGTCCGGGCGCTGGACCTCGCACCCGGGCAGGTCCAGTATCACGTCCGAAAACTCCGGCGCCGCAGCGCCGTCGTCACCGACGAACTGTTCGGTAGGACCCACTACTACCCGCCGGAGTACGACGAGTGGGAGCGGGCGGCACTGGCGCTGTTGCGCCGGGAGACGAGCGCCGAAATCGTCGCGGCGCTGCTCGACGAGGGACCGAGTCGACCCGTCGACATCGCCGAATCGGTCGGCATCGCCCGCAGCACGCTCTCGTGGCACACCGAGCGACTCGCCGAAGCCGGCTTAATCGAGAAGCGCCACGACGGCCACCAACTCGCCGTCGTCGACGCCGACCGGACCGCCGAACTGCTGGACACCGCCGACCCGCGGCTCCCCGAGCGCCTCGTCGACCGCTTTACGCGACTCGTCGACGCGCTGTTGGAATAA
- a CDS encoding DUF7471 family protein, with the protein MAYTLILGVLLAFGTVSAAGILGVGLAAFVQRRSWPYLLVALALAALFVRAVTGVGYMTGGLSLEVHHLLEHGLDIVMAALVIAAVLSAHTVRDPIGGGIR; encoded by the coding sequence ATGGCTTACACACTGATACTCGGCGTTTTGCTGGCGTTCGGGACGGTGAGTGCCGCTGGCATCCTCGGCGTCGGCCTCGCCGCGTTCGTCCAGCGGCGCTCGTGGCCGTATCTGCTTGTCGCGCTCGCGCTCGCGGCACTTTTCGTCCGCGCAGTGACCGGCGTCGGATACATGACCGGCGGGCTATCGCTGGAAGTACATCACCTGCTGGAACACGGACTCGACATCGTGATGGCCGCACTCGTCATTGCCGCCGTGCTGTCGGCACACACCGTCCGAGACCCCATCGGAGGTGGGATACGGTGA
- a CDS encoding glutathione S-transferase family protein translates to MDMVNQFIDGEWVTEYDPTAEDGSFQRQPTTFRDRVDAEGVEAGRYHLYVSYACPWAHRTLVTRKLLGLEDAISVDVVDPYRDDGGWQFTPEKDGCTTDSIHGSDYLREVYVEADADYTGRVTVPVLWDKREETIVNNESREIMRNLTTAFAELGNGIDLAPADRRADIDSALDDIYEPINNGVYRTGFAETQSAYDEAVTELFEALDRWDSVLSDQRYLVGDRLTEADIAMYTTLVRFDEVYHTHFMCNHKLVREYDTLWPYLRDLYQTPGFGETTHMDHIKEHYYTTHPDVSPKRIVPMGPTSDFGKPHDRDSLAGGPPV, encoded by the coding sequence ATGGATATGGTCAATCAGTTCATCGACGGCGAGTGGGTAACCGAGTACGACCCCACCGCCGAAGACGGGTCGTTCCAGCGCCAACCCACGACGTTCCGGGACCGCGTCGATGCCGAAGGCGTCGAAGCGGGCCGCTACCATCTCTACGTCTCCTATGCGTGTCCGTGGGCGCACCGAACGCTCGTCACACGAAAACTGCTCGGTCTGGAGGACGCTATCTCCGTCGACGTGGTCGACCCCTACCGCGACGACGGCGGTTGGCAGTTCACCCCCGAGAAGGACGGCTGTACGACCGACTCGATACACGGCTCCGATTACCTCCGGGAGGTGTACGTCGAGGCCGATGCCGACTACACCGGCCGCGTCACGGTGCCGGTACTCTGGGACAAACGGGAGGAAACCATCGTCAACAACGAGTCCCGGGAGATAATGCGGAACCTGACGACGGCGTTCGCCGAGTTGGGCAACGGCATCGACCTCGCGCCCGCAGACCGCAGAGCAGACATCGACTCGGCTCTCGACGACATCTACGAACCCATCAACAACGGCGTCTACCGGACCGGATTCGCCGAGACGCAGTCGGCCTACGACGAGGCTGTCACCGAGCTGTTCGAAGCCCTCGACCGCTGGGATTCGGTGCTGTCCGACCAGCGATACCTCGTCGGCGACCGCCTCACCGAGGCGGACATCGCGATGTACACCACCCTCGTCCGCTTCGACGAGGTGTATCACACCCACTTCATGTGCAACCACAAACTCGTCCGCGAGTACGACACCCTCTGGCCGTACCTCCGTGATTTGTATCAGACGCCGGGATTCGGCGAGACGACCCACATGGACCACATCAAGGAACACTACTACACCACCCATCCGGACGTGAGCCCAAAACGAATCGTACCGATGGGGCCGACCTCCGACTTCGGGAAACCGCACGACCGCGACAGCCTCGCCGGCGGACCCCCGGTCTGA
- a CDS encoding 2Fe-2S iron-sulfur cluster-binding protein yields MVTTVGIVGGAVLTLAAVVLHFSKGSEWTPREDISDEVIEQRASAVPETEFPEPGNRSIGGGGAAAAAVAAGEGESEGELEDGEAGDDSPAAIPDDEAEVYEIEYVKEGTTIEVKENETVLEAGEDEGWDLPYACREGQCISCAGHITDGGNAEDYVEHHTNQMLGEPELDDGYTLTCVAYPVSDFSIETGESP; encoded by the coding sequence ATGGTCACGACAGTGGGTATCGTTGGCGGGGCGGTGCTGACACTCGCCGCGGTCGTCCTGCACTTCTCGAAGGGCTCGGAGTGGACGCCCCGAGAGGACATCTCCGACGAGGTCATCGAACAGCGGGCCTCGGCGGTCCCGGAGACGGAGTTCCCCGAACCGGGCAATCGCAGTATCGGCGGTGGCGGTGCGGCCGCCGCGGCGGTCGCTGCCGGCGAGGGTGAAAGCGAGGGCGAACTCGAAGACGGCGAGGCGGGCGACGACAGTCCGGCCGCCATCCCCGACGACGAAGCGGAAGTGTACGAAATCGAGTACGTGAAGGAAGGCACCACCATCGAGGTCAAGGAGAACGAAACCGTCCTCGAGGCGGGCGAAGACGAGGGCTGGGACCTCCCCTACGCCTGCCGGGAGGGACAGTGTATCTCCTGTGCCGGCCACATCACCGACGGGGGCAACGCCGAAGACTACGTCGAACACCACACCAACCAGATGCTCGGCGAACCCGAACTCGATGACGGCTACACGCTCACCTGCGTCGCCTACCCCGTTTCGGACTTCTCCATCGAAACCGGCGAATCGCCGTAA